A window from Bremerella sp. JC817 encodes these proteins:
- a CDS encoding DUF3524 domain-containing protein has translation MKILALEPYYGGSHRAFLDGWSQASRHDWTCLTLPAHHWKWRMRHAAITFAQQLHEAHSTDFDLLLCTDMLNLAAFRGLAPKAIGPLPTLLYFHENQLTYPDQFRTQRDYHYAFDNFQSMLAADAIWFNSQYHRDEFLQATRQFLSRFPDYHLDDQIDLLAQRCTIAQPGLEVSPKRETQPRFDCPHIVWAARWEQDKNPEDFFAALQQLNDHGVSFRLSVVGESFRDSPTIFAEAQEMFSDQIEQWGFLPNHADYQALLREADLFVSTAIHEFFGISAAEAILAGCIPVLPNRLAYPELVDHQSHLLYDGTPNGLASHIQHLTQDQSFQQQAQQQSHQAQQRLKNLQWPNLAPSYDTATERITRR, from the coding sequence ATGAAGATCCTGGCCCTCGAACCTTATTATGGCGGAAGCCATCGTGCTTTCCTCGACGGGTGGAGCCAGGCAAGTCGCCATGATTGGACCTGCCTTACCTTGCCGGCCCATCACTGGAAGTGGCGAATGCGGCACGCGGCGATCACCTTCGCCCAGCAGCTTCACGAGGCGCATAGCACCGACTTCGATCTTCTGCTTTGCACCGATATGCTGAACCTGGCAGCCTTTCGCGGCCTGGCCCCGAAAGCGATCGGCCCACTGCCGACGCTCCTCTACTTTCATGAAAACCAGCTGACCTACCCCGATCAGTTCCGCACGCAACGTGACTATCACTACGCCTTCGATAACTTCCAGTCGATGCTCGCCGCCGATGCGATCTGGTTCAATTCGCAGTACCATCGCGACGAGTTCCTTCAGGCAACCCGGCAGTTCCTGTCCCGCTTTCCCGATTACCACCTGGATGACCAGATCGACCTGCTTGCCCAGCGATGCACGATCGCCCAGCCAGGCCTTGAGGTTAGTCCCAAGCGAGAGACCCAGCCTCGTTTCGATTGTCCGCATATCGTCTGGGCGGCCCGCTGGGAGCAAGACAAAAACCCGGAAGATTTCTTTGCCGCACTCCAGCAACTGAACGATCACGGCGTGAGCTTTCGCCTGAGCGTGGTGGGTGAAAGTTTCCGCGATAGCCCGACGATCTTCGCCGAAGCCCAGGAGATGTTTTCAGACCAGATCGAGCAGTGGGGATTTCTGCCAAATCACGCCGACTACCAGGCACTTCTAAGGGAAGCAGATCTCTTCGTTTCCACTGCCATCCACGAGTTCTTCGGCATCTCCGCCGCCGAAGCGATTCTGGCAGGATGCATTCCCGTGCTCCCCAACCGCTTGGCCTATCCCGAACTGGTCGACCACCAGTCGCATCTTCTCTACGACGGAACGCCCAACGGTCTCGCCAGCCATATCCAGCACCTGACCCAAGACCAATCGTTCCAGCAGCAAGCCCAACAACAATCCCACCAGGCCCAACAACGCCTCAAGAACCTCCAGTGGCCAAACCTCGCCCCCAGCTACGACACCGCAACCGAACGAATCACGCGCCGGTAG
- a CDS encoding tetratricopeptide repeat protein, translated as MRRFLLALFAASLLISQTTGCAISPKLREAIMDPGKEERQRKEEIRRLVDERHITTRLQAASTMLESGRYDDCLHALSEVAKLDPDCKEMFLLKAEVHMSRNEFDDAAAIYANLLNDFPNDANLHHLHAMALEFSGDSAGAMLAFQRAAEISPDSSLIQLSQFDRPETGTIVR; from the coding sequence ATGCGCCGTTTTCTTCTCGCTTTGTTCGCCGCATCACTGCTGATCAGCCAAACCACTGGCTGCGCGATCTCGCCCAAACTGCGTGAAGCGATTATGGATCCAGGCAAGGAGGAGCGGCAGCGTAAGGAAGAAATTCGCCGACTGGTTGACGAGCGACATATCACCACGCGGCTTCAAGCAGCCTCGACGATGCTCGAATCTGGTCGCTACGACGATTGCTTGCACGCACTTTCGGAAGTCGCCAAGCTCGATCCCGATTGCAAAGAGATGTTTCTTCTGAAGGCTGAAGTCCATATGTCTCGCAACGAGTTCGATGATGCCGCGGCCATCTATGCGAACCTGCTGAACGACTTCCCGAATGATGCCAACCTGCATCACTTGCATGCGATGGCCCTCGAATTCTCGGGCGATTCCGCCGGAGCAATGCTTGCCTTTCAGCGGGCCGCCGAGATCTCGCCGGACAGCTCGTTGATTCAGCTCAGCCAGTTCGACCGCCCCGAGACTGGCACCATCGTTCGCTAG